The genomic DNA GTCAGTTTTCATATCACATTCATCTTATGTTTTATACTATTTTAGACGTTATGTTTAGAAGAATTTGAATGGGGTATAGAAACTTTGGAGATGTTACTTCCTTTTGCTTATCCTATGGCAGGTGAAATGACTGGTCATAGCCAAAGAAAGGAATTGTTGAATGGTATAATTGAAGGACATTTGACATCAGGTCCCCAATATCTTATGTTCCATCCTGCGCAAGAGTCGTACCTAGATTTCATACGGGAAGTGTTTTTCACAATTGCGGAACATTTACCATCTCTGCAACGTGCGAATATGTACATTTGGTGGCTAAGATTTGAAAAACTGCTTGTTTTTTTCCATAAAGATGATCCTTTAAAATATGATAACAAGTAAGAGTATTATTTGCTTTCATTTCATATGCCAGTATATTCATATGACTAATATCATACTTTTTACagaggaaaaaaattaaaaacaacgttaaaagaatttttaaaaaaagagaCAAATAGGAACAATTTACATTTCTATAGAGAATATGcattaatagaaaaagaaatgggTAGATTTGACAATTGCGTGAACATTTTGGAAACAGCGATACGATCTCAAAATACGTGTCTGTCTGAAATTCATAGTTTTGATGAAAAATTGGCTTTGTTTAGCTTGTATCGAACATTCATTGAAACTTTACTTAATTCTGACACATATAAAGAGACACACAGaatacaaatattaaatattatgaaacaaaTAGTACCTGGAGATAGTGAAAACCAATTACTGATTGTAGaacaatatttagaaaattgtgTAAAAACTTTATTAGAAGAAGATTCTatagaaaatgaagaagataCATATTTTTTACCAAATCTTAAATGTGATACAATCGTATGTTACGTATACTTTTTGTACATTCAAGATTCCGATATTAACAGAATTATGAGCATATATAAAAActgtataaattattataaggaATATCATTATATACAGGtactgtattttatattttcattttcatggtAGAAACATTTGCATATATTTAGTATTCTGAATGCATCGTATTTATTTCAGGAATTGTTGTATGAAAGTCTAATTGCACTTCTACAATTACAATGCAAACAGACCAAAGAGGAAAACATTttaaaagagaaattaaatGATATGTTAAATTTATATCCAAATAATTGTTTTGCTCTCTCAACATGGGCTTGTATTGAGGTAAAAAtgataacattaaaaaaaattgcatgcttataatgtaacaaattttgtttgtaatatttataaaattaatatttatttaacagaGTGAATCACCTATTTGGAAATGTAACACTCAAGTGTCTAAATTTCCATTATGGAAAGCACTTGCGATGTGTTTAGCAAGTCGTAAACGTGTTCATtacttaaaagaaattaaagattCTGTTAGTATGAATGCAGCAATTAACAAGTTGTTGCATTTTCATAAAACACTTGCAAGGTATATGTTTAATCAATTTTTGTTGATGTTTCATATTGCATatataaaagtacaaaaaacaaattttttttctagAATACCAACTACTAGGTGTTGTCCTCTGTTATGGAGATTATACATGCTTCTTCTTAGAGAATATAACTTGTGTGAAAAAAAGGGAGAGGAAGTATATCATGAAAGTGTTGCACAGTGTCCTTGGGCTAGAAGTATCTACATTGATGCAGCTGAAGTTGCTCCTCAAATTCTTACACAAGTTCAAGATGTgataagagaaaaagaattaagaATGCATGTTACTCCTGAAGAACTAGACATTTTACGTGgctaactttaattattgattaaatatATTCCTTATTTTAgttgtatatattatatgtatgatAATAAAATCAAGTTTAactttccatttaaaaaaataataattctcttTATATGTATCTTCATTTTATAAAGCTCCTGTTAGGTATATAACAAAcaagtatatatgtatgtacatataaatacTTGCCAAGTATTAGGTGTGAGTACAATTGATTGGTTGATAcacaatttagaaataaaagttAATATCCTTATTTTCTATTACCTTGTTGTTGACATTTAATATAACATAATAATACATTAATGTGAACACATAACTTTATTAGAACATAAGTTCTATTAGAATGCACAGTGATAATTAAAAGCATAGGTTAAGTTGGtttctatttgaaattttattcttattaatcAAATGTAAAACTTTGTTTATCTTCataagaaacaaaattttacagttttcttaatttttaaataacttttgATACTCTAACGTTCtaacatttttcattcaataatattaaaaagGTACTTATACAAGTAATTTTTACTTACACAAATTTTAAGTTTACTTCTTCAGCATGGATTTGAAAGCTGTGGTTGTCTCTGGAGAAGCATCAGAATCAGATGATGATGGTGGAAGCATTGTTACTGTATGTTATTTCTATAGTTATGCATaccataaaataagaaataacaaatattatatattttatataggaCATAGGATTTCCTTCTGTACAAACACCTAAGTATTGTGGTACTATAATTTCTGGTGAAGCTTCAGAATCTGATGATGGTAAGACTTTCAATGCATACAAAAGTTATGttgttaaatatgaaaatgaaattattgtaaaaCCATTGCAAATTTctaattgatttattatttattagatGGAACAAGTTTTAGCAGTGTCATTGATGCAGTGGATGCTATGGCTTGTATGCCTTATGCTGAGGTACCAAAATCAAAAAAATGTTCTGTAAAATACAATAGTTTACTTCATAAAAAATTGTGTaagttaaaatatttattttagataaaagtatttcttctttttaacattattttattaatgttaTTGTAATACAATATGCATTGCTATACCTAAATTAATAAGTTTGTTACAGAAAATTACCAGTAACATAATAATTAATGTGATATAAATTTCTATCAGATTCaggcttattttattttacctaaaattttaattatttaaagcattttctattttatgtattttatatacataaaaatgtatgatgtttaattatgaaaatatcttTGGTATTTAAATTGACATACTTTATAATAACATAGATGAATGCAACAAAACATTGGATAGAGACTTTACCCAAATGGTTGAAGGAACAGTTAATACTGCCATTCAAGAATTGTCAACTGTTAATCGACAGCtgctaaaaaatgaattaattctTCAAGAAGCTGTTTGTCAATTACGTATCGCCTGCAGTCGAACGAAAGATGCTTCAAATGCATTACAGCAACTCATAGACAGCAATTTTTTACATTCAATTAAAACTTAATTTAT from Osmia lignaria lignaria isolate PbOS001 chromosome 15, iyOsmLign1, whole genome shotgun sequence includes the following:
- the LOC117608149 gene encoding uncharacterized protein LOC117608149 isoform X2, which translates into the protein MDLKAVVVSGEASESDDDGGSIVTDIGFPSVQTPKYCGTIISGEASESDDDGTSFSSVIDAVDAMACMPYAEVPKSKKCSVKYNSLLHKKLYECNKTLDRDFTQMVEGTVNTAIQELSTVNRQLLKNELILQEAVCQLRIACSRTKDASNALQQLIDSNFLHSIKT
- the LOC117608149 gene encoding uncharacterized protein LOC117608149 isoform X1; this translates as MYVHINTCQVLVYFFSMDLKAVVVSGEASESDDDGGSIVTDIGFPSVQTPKYCGTIISGEASESDDDGTSFSSVIDAVDAMACMPYAEVPKSKKCSVKYNSLLHKKLYECNKTLDRDFTQMVEGTVNTAIQELSTVNRQLLKNELILQEAVCQLRIACSRTKDASNALQQLIDSNFLHSIKT